One Synechococcus sp. JA-2-3B'a(2-13) genomic window carries:
- a CDS encoding NAD(P)H-quinone oxidoreductase subunit O, producing MAIKRGTLVRAIREKLEGSLEAQASDPFIPNYVFETPGEVVDIKGDYLQIKFGAVPTPTVWLRADQVQEMAG from the coding sequence ATGGCGATTAAGCGAGGCACCTTGGTGCGGGCTATCCGCGAGAAACTGGAGGGTAGCTTAGAAGCGCAGGCAAGCGATCCTTTTATTCCCAACTACGTTTTCGAGACCCCCGGAGAAGTCGTGGATATCAAAGGTGACTACCTGCAGATTAAGTTTGGGGCTGTTCCCACCCCTACGGTTTGGCTGCGGGCGGATCAGGTTCAGGAGATGGCGGGTTGA
- a CDS encoding DUF2997 domain-containing protein has product MPEYIKVEYRIDKNGQVTETVLNGSGSSCTLATAGLESALGTVQKRELLPEFHQLTEIERESEVSLKQTR; this is encoded by the coding sequence ATGCCTGAATACATCAAAGTGGAATATCGGATCGACAAAAACGGACAGGTCACCGAGACCGTACTGAATGGTTCTGGCTCCAGTTGTACCCTAGCTACCGCCGGCTTGGAATCGGCTCTCGGAACTGTGCAGAAACGGGAGCTCTTGCCGGAGTTTCACCAACTGACTGAAATCGAGAGGGAGTCAGAAGTCTCTTTGAAGCAAACCCGCTGA
- a CDS encoding CO2 hydration protein, with product MTATLAPAPSCFFLAGLSPLEQLQLAPIVQRLEAGGALVPDAPANRLEVIGILHSYGEVLDAYSRNLIFIADHQFLELFPAFKYFNGEITLGKWLRYLWHDRINYEFAEYCMKAMLWHGGGGLDRYLDTPEFVERAKRAIRAKIRFNPFLQGLGILFPDFALEQVRMLAMYSGLGQFWRVMSDIFLALAKRSETEPHLTIPDVVAHIQQGLVAAADKPITYAPCIWGRRYEIIPLSAGLTFLSDTAIPYVEAVFFRSFPFMGTVSYNAQAHQIPAEQADFAYGALYADPLPVGSAGIPPTLLMQDMMRHLPPYLREHYRRQPRGDDDLRVKICLSFQKAMFCVTTAALRALAPFPLETQDPQQQLANRKFLAPWLQRLLGSRLLKVQEERVEA from the coding sequence ATGACTGCCACTCTTGCTCCTGCTCCTTCCTGCTTCTTTCTGGCCGGCTTATCTCCTCTGGAGCAACTGCAACTGGCTCCTATTGTCCAGCGCCTAGAGGCAGGGGGAGCCCTTGTGCCGGATGCCCCTGCCAATCGCCTAGAGGTCATTGGCATCCTGCATAGCTACGGCGAGGTGCTGGATGCCTATTCGCGCAATTTGATCTTTATTGCCGACCACCAATTTTTGGAGCTTTTTCCGGCGTTCAAGTATTTCAACGGCGAGATTACCCTGGGCAAATGGCTGCGCTACCTGTGGCATGACCGCATCAACTACGAGTTTGCCGAATACTGCATGAAGGCTATGCTCTGGCATGGGGGAGGGGGGCTAGACCGCTACCTGGATACCCCTGAATTTGTCGAGCGGGCCAAGAGAGCCATCCGGGCCAAAATCCGCTTCAATCCCTTCTTGCAGGGCTTGGGGATCTTGTTTCCCGACTTTGCTCTAGAACAGGTGCGCATGCTGGCTATGTACAGCGGCTTGGGCCAGTTTTGGCGGGTGATGAGCGATATTTTCCTGGCGCTGGCCAAGCGCTCTGAGACAGAACCCCACCTCACCATTCCCGACGTGGTGGCTCACATCCAGCAGGGGTTGGTGGCAGCTGCCGACAAGCCTATCACCTACGCTCCCTGCATCTGGGGCCGCCGCTACGAGATCATCCCTCTCTCGGCGGGTCTGACTTTCCTATCAGATACGGCTATTCCCTATGTGGAAGCGGTGTTTTTCCGCTCCTTTCCCTTTATGGGCACGGTTTCCTACAACGCCCAGGCCCACCAGATCCCGGCTGAGCAGGCTGACTTTGCCTACGGCGCCCTCTACGCCGATCCGCTGCCGGTAGGCAGCGCTGGGATCCCGCCTACCCTGTTGATGCAGGATATGATGCGCCACCTGCCCCCCTACTTGCGAGAGCACTACCGCCGCCAGCCTCGCGGGGATGATGACCTGCGGGTGAAAATCTGCCTCAGCTTCCAAAAGGCCATGTTCTGTGTTACCACTGCCGCCCTGCGGGCTCTTGCCCCCTTCCCTCTGGAAACTCAGGATCCCCAGCAGCAGTTGGCCAACCGCAAGTTTCTGGCTCCTTGGCTGCAGCGCCTGCTGGGATCCCGTCTGTTAAAGGTGCAGGAAGAAAGGGTTGAGGCCTAG
- a CDS encoding potassium channel family protein: MASARPPFQAAKRDPGIRRDLGLGVGALVCVVLIGTLWYHGVEQWPWVEAFYMTVITLTTVGFMEVGPLGERGRLFTVALILMGVLSIGFMVNRFTEALIQGHFQEGIRQRKWKKQMEALNNHYIICGFGRIGRQVAQEFRAEGVPFLVIDQSAEAIQVAQELGYVALQGDSTLDATLLEARVQQAEGLIAALSSDAENLYVVLSARTLNPRIRTIARANTEEALQKLQRAGVAHAISPYITGGKRMAAAALRPRVVDFVDGILAGRDRTFYLEEYELAAQECPYVGQTLRKADLRNRSGALVVAIRRADGQLIGGPSGETLLQPGDLLLCMGTAEQLRRLGQLLYPRP, translated from the coding sequence ATGGCTTCTGCTCGTCCCCCCTTCCAGGCTGCCAAAAGGGATCCCGGGATCCGGCGAGACCTCGGCTTGGGTGTGGGGGCATTGGTGTGTGTGGTGCTGATCGGCACCCTCTGGTACCACGGGGTGGAGCAGTGGCCTTGGGTGGAAGCTTTTTACATGACCGTTATCACCCTAACCACCGTGGGCTTCATGGAGGTGGGGCCGCTGGGGGAGCGGGGGCGTTTATTTACGGTGGCCTTGATCCTGATGGGGGTCTTGAGCATTGGGTTCATGGTGAATCGCTTTACAGAGGCCCTCATCCAGGGACATTTTCAGGAAGGGATCCGGCAACGGAAATGGAAGAAACAGATGGAAGCGCTGAACAACCACTACATCATTTGCGGTTTCGGGCGCATTGGGCGGCAGGTGGCTCAAGAGTTTCGAGCAGAAGGGGTGCCATTTTTGGTGATCGATCAGTCTGCTGAGGCGATTCAGGTGGCTCAAGAGCTGGGATATGTGGCTCTCCAGGGGGATAGTACTCTGGATGCCACTTTGCTCGAAGCGCGGGTGCAACAGGCGGAGGGGCTGATTGCCGCCCTGTCTTCCGATGCCGAGAACCTCTACGTGGTCTTGTCGGCCCGCACCTTGAACCCCCGCATTCGCACCATTGCCCGCGCCAATACGGAGGAGGCTTTGCAAAAACTGCAGCGGGCGGGCGTTGCCCATGCCATTTCTCCTTACATCACGGGCGGAAAACGCATGGCGGCGGCTGCCCTGCGTCCTCGGGTTGTGGACTTTGTGGATGGCATCCTTGCCGGTCGGGATCGCACTTTCTACCTGGAGGAGTACGAGCTGGCAGCCCAAGAATGTCCTTATGTCGGGCAAACCCTACGGAAAGCCGATTTGCGCAACCGATCCGGAGCTTTAGTGGTGGCAATCCGGCGGGCCGATGGCCAGTTGATCGGTGGCCCCAGCGGAGAAACCCTGTTGCAGCCGGGGGATCTGCTGCTGTGTATGGGCACTGCAGAGCAGTTGCGCCGGCTTGGTCAGCTGCTCTATCCACGCCCGTAG
- a CDS encoding pyridoxal-phosphate-dependent aminotransferase family protein, which yields MKDKLILMIPGPTPVPESALLAMARGPIEHRSKEFTAILEEVTDGLRWLHQTTSDVFVFSASGTGAMEAGILNTLSPGDRVLVGVNGKFGERWAEMSEQFGLQCERVETPWGIPYPVEIFQEKLAADREKTIKAVILTHSETSSGVANDVQAIAAAAREHGEALVLVDGVTSVGAMPVLMDEWGLDVVASGSQKGYMIPPGLGFVAVSPRAMAATERSRFPKYYWSFKLAQKALRQGTTPFTPAVNLFYALRTTLQMMRAEGLEAIYRRHARLSQATRAGVKALGLKLLVDPESAASPSVTAVLAPEGINADTLRSTLKKHFDIALAAGQDHLKGKIFRIGHLGFVSDRDVLMTLAALESALHTVGYSDFTPGAGTRAAEEVLAHGF from the coding sequence ATGAAAGACAAGCTGATATTGATGATCCCCGGCCCCACTCCCGTTCCCGAGAGTGCGCTGCTGGCGATGGCACGGGGGCCCATCGAGCACCGCAGCAAAGAGTTCACCGCCATTTTGGAAGAGGTCACCGATGGGTTGCGCTGGCTGCACCAAACCACCTCCGATGTGTTTGTCTTTTCCGCCAGTGGCACCGGCGCTATGGAAGCCGGGATCCTCAACACCCTCAGCCCTGGGGATCGGGTTTTGGTGGGGGTGAACGGCAAGTTTGGGGAGCGCTGGGCGGAAATGTCCGAGCAGTTTGGCCTTCAGTGTGAGCGGGTGGAAACCCCCTGGGGGATCCCTTACCCCGTCGAGATCTTCCAAGAAAAGCTGGCTGCCGACCGGGAAAAAACCATCAAAGCCGTCATCCTCACCCACTCGGAGACTTCCAGCGGCGTAGCCAACGATGTCCAAGCCATTGCTGCTGCTGCCCGCGAGCACGGGGAAGCCCTCGTCCTGGTGGATGGGGTCACCAGCGTGGGGGCAATGCCGGTGTTAATGGACGAATGGGGCTTGGATGTGGTGGCCTCGGGATCCCAGAAGGGCTATATGATCCCACCAGGGCTGGGATTTGTGGCCGTCAGCCCGCGGGCCATGGCCGCTACGGAGCGCTCTAGGTTTCCCAAGTACTACTGGAGCTTTAAGCTGGCGCAAAAGGCCCTGCGCCAAGGCACCACTCCCTTTACACCGGCGGTGAACCTGTTTTATGCCCTGCGAACGACGTTACAGATGATGCGGGCAGAGGGTTTGGAGGCCATTTACCGGCGTCATGCCAGGTTATCCCAAGCCACCCGTGCTGGCGTCAAGGCTCTGGGGCTAAAGCTCTTGGTTGATCCAGAGTCAGCGGCCAGTCCTTCGGTAACAGCTGTACTCGCTCCCGAAGGGATCAATGCCGATACCCTTCGCAGCACCTTGAAGAAACACTTCGACATCGCCCTTGCCGCTGGACAAGACCACCTCAAGGGCAAAATCTTCCGCATTGGCCATTTGGGCTTTGTGAGTGACCGCGATGTGCTGATGACCTTGGCTGCTCTGGAGTCAGCTTTACACACCGTGGGCTACAGCGACTTCACCCCAGGGGCGGGAACTCGCGCCGCCGAGGAAGTACTGGCCCACGGCTTCTGA
- a CDS encoding PHP domain-containing protein — MVVSLERDPCVVPSAGELRQVLQGVGPRSCPLQYNFHLHTRCSDGQMDPVDLAEQARRHGLKGLAITDHHTLKGYERARAHLDRPDDPILWPGIEITANLLGCEVHILGYGFDPTDGVLDPFAQGEQVPGLPAADAIQAIQAAGGLAVLAHPFRYCLPAEEIVPAAAELGIDGLEVYYAYKNPEIWIPSPEVTEKAEELAETYGLLKTCGTDSHGPSILRRI, encoded by the coding sequence ATGGTTGTCAGCTTGGAACGGGATCCCTGCGTGGTGCCTTCTGCTGGGGAGTTGCGGCAGGTGCTACAGGGGGTTGGCCCTCGTTCTTGTCCCTTGCAGTACAACTTTCACCTACACACTCGTTGTTCGGATGGGCAGATGGATCCCGTGGATCTGGCGGAGCAAGCACGCCGGCACGGTCTGAAGGGACTGGCCATCACCGATCACCACACCCTGAAGGGCTACGAGCGAGCCCGCGCCCACCTGGATCGTCCCGACGACCCCATCCTGTGGCCGGGGATCGAGATCACCGCCAACCTGTTGGGCTGTGAAGTGCATATTCTGGGCTACGGCTTCGATCCCACCGATGGTGTCCTGGATCCCTTTGCCCAAGGGGAGCAGGTTCCCGGCTTGCCCGCCGCCGACGCGATCCAGGCCATTCAAGCGGCAGGAGGCTTGGCGGTGTTGGCCCATCCCTTTCGCTATTGCCTGCCTGCAGAGGAAATTGTCCCAGCCGCAGCGGAGTTGGGAATAGATGGCCTTGAGGTCTACTACGCCTACAAAAACCCGGAGATTTGGATCCCTAGCCCGGAAGTGACGGAGAAAGCCGAAGAGCTGGCCGAGACCTACGGACTTTTGAAAACCTGTGGCACCGACTCTCATGGCCCCAGTATTCTGAGGCGGATTTGA
- a CDS encoding NAD(P)H-quinone oxidoreductase subunit F: MALNLLLGLESSWWIPCYGWAGTALAIPWATGWVKGSGPRPAAYLNILLTFAAFAHGLWLLRQVWGRDPQILNYPWFRVADLDLTLSLEISPLTMGAVVWISGLSLLAQIYALGYLDKDWGLGRFAALMGFFEGGMTGIALSDSLFFSYALLEMLTLSTYLLVGFWYAQPLVVTAARDAFLTKRVGDLLLLMGVVAISNFSGALTFSGLRDWAATTSLDPAWAALMGLALIAGPLGKCAQFPLHLWLDEAMEAPNPASILRNSAVVACGAFVLIKLQPLLALSPITNGVLVAIGTITALGGSLVALAQIDIKRTFSYSTSAYLGLVFVAVGMQQPELALELLLMHGLAKALLFMGVGSLIYTTATQNLTELGGLRSRMPATVAAFAVGSLGMVALLPLGCFWTLTRLALVYSGVQPALVGVLLLVNGLTALNLARVFGLVFLGSPQPKTRRAPEVGWLMALPMGILTVQTLLMPWLLGRWGLYPDWNPQLRWMAALLTAAGLVGAAIGGWLYWGDQRRVYLPWPELQDLLAHDFYTGHLYQALVVQPVSALSRGLEWLDRNGVDGLVNGVSLAFFFSGEALKYTLSGRMQLYVLVIVIGMVLVTAWLLRSPHLGLAY, encoded by the coding sequence ATGGCCTTGAACCTTCTTTTGGGGTTGGAGAGCAGTTGGTGGATCCCTTGCTATGGGTGGGCGGGAACAGCTTTGGCCATTCCCTGGGCAACGGGGTGGGTCAAGGGCAGTGGCCCGCGCCCGGCAGCTTACCTCAACATCCTTCTGACTTTTGCCGCCTTTGCCCATGGCCTTTGGCTGTTGCGGCAGGTTTGGGGTCGGGATCCCCAGATCCTGAACTACCCCTGGTTTCGGGTGGCCGATTTGGATTTGACTCTGTCTTTGGAGATCTCGCCCCTGACAATGGGGGCCGTCGTCTGGATCAGCGGTTTGAGCCTGCTGGCCCAGATCTATGCGCTGGGGTATTTGGATAAGGACTGGGGCCTGGGTCGCTTTGCCGCCCTGATGGGCTTTTTCGAGGGGGGAATGACAGGGATCGCCCTCAGCGACTCGCTGTTTTTCAGCTATGCCCTGCTGGAGATGCTCACCCTTTCCACCTATTTGCTGGTGGGCTTTTGGTACGCCCAGCCTCTGGTGGTGACGGCGGCGCGGGATGCGTTTTTAACCAAGCGGGTAGGGGATCTGTTGCTGCTGATGGGGGTGGTGGCAATTTCCAACTTTTCTGGGGCCTTGACCTTTTCCGGCCTGCGGGACTGGGCGGCTACGACTAGCTTGGATCCGGCCTGGGCGGCTTTGATGGGGTTGGCTTTGATTGCAGGGCCTTTGGGGAAATGCGCCCAGTTTCCGCTGCACCTGTGGCTGGATGAGGCGATGGAAGCGCCCAACCCGGCTTCGATTTTGCGCAATTCGGCAGTGGTGGCCTGCGGGGCTTTTGTGCTGATTAAGCTGCAACCGCTACTGGCCCTGTCGCCGATTACGAATGGGGTCTTGGTGGCCATCGGCACGATCACAGCCCTGGGCGGATCCCTGGTGGCCTTGGCGCAAATCGATATCAAACGCACCTTCTCCTACTCCACGAGTGCCTACTTGGGGTTGGTGTTTGTGGCAGTGGGAATGCAGCAGCCGGAGCTGGCCCTGGAGTTGCTGCTCATGCACGGCCTGGCTAAGGCGCTGCTGTTTATGGGGGTGGGATCCCTCATCTACACCACCGCTACCCAAAACCTGACGGAATTGGGAGGGTTGCGCAGCCGTATGCCGGCCACAGTTGCCGCCTTTGCGGTGGGATCCCTGGGGATGGTGGCTCTGCTGCCCCTAGGGTGCTTTTGGACGCTGACCCGCCTGGCGCTGGTCTACAGCGGGGTGCAGCCGGCCCTGGTGGGGGTGCTGCTGCTGGTGAATGGGCTGACGGCTCTCAACCTGGCGCGGGTGTTTGGCCTGGTCTTTTTGGGATCCCCGCAACCCAAAACCCGCCGGGCCCCTGAGGTGGGCTGGCTGATGGCTCTGCCCATGGGCATCCTGACGGTGCAAACCTTGCTCATGCCCTGGCTGTTGGGGCGCTGGGGGCTCTATCCCGACTGGAACCCGCAGCTGAGGTGGATGGCGGCTCTGCTGACGGCTGCTGGGCTGGTGGGGGCAGCCATTGGCGGCTGGCTGTACTGGGGGGACCAACGGAGGGTATATCTGCCCTGGCCGGAGTTGCAGGATCTGCTGGCCCACGACTTTTACACGGGGCACCTCTACCAAGCCCTGGTGGTGCAACCGGTCAGCGCCCTCTCCCGCGGATTGGAGTGGCTGGATCGCAACGGAGTGGACGGCTTGGTGAACGGGGTGAGCCTGGCCTTTTTCTTCAGCGGCGAAGCCCTCAAGTACACCCTGTCGGGGCGGATGCAACTCTATGTGCTGGTGATTGTCATCGGGATGGTGTTGGTTACAGCTTGGCTACTGCGTTCGCCCCATTTGGGGTTGGCCTATTGA
- the petE gene encoding plastocyanin has protein sequence MSLVFNLVKRLQLILLSLVVGGLAVAFLSNPAAAETYIVKMGSDKAQLVYDPPSLTINQGDTVQWVNNKVYPHNVVFDKVPGGDAALAAKLSHKALLTAPKQVVESAFVDVPPGEYTYYCTPHRGAGMVGKIIVNG, from the coding sequence ATGTCTCTAGTTTTTAACCTGGTGAAGCGTTTGCAGCTCATCCTGCTCAGCCTTGTGGTTGGGGGATTGGCTGTGGCGTTCTTGTCCAACCCTGCTGCTGCCGAGACCTACATTGTCAAAATGGGATCTGACAAGGCCCAGTTGGTCTACGATCCGCCTTCTCTCACCATCAATCAAGGGGATACCGTCCAATGGGTGAACAACAAGGTCTATCCCCACAACGTCGTCTTTGACAAGGTGCCCGGTGGAGATGCGGCTTTGGCGGCCAAACTCTCCCACAAGGCGCTGCTTACAGCTCCCAAGCAGGTTGTGGAGTCAGCTTTTGTCGATGTTCCTCCAGGTGAGTACACCTACTACTGCACGCCCCACCGTGGGGCCGGAATGGTCGGCAAGATCATCGTGAACGGCTAA
- a CDS encoding cell division protein FtsQ/DivIB: protein MALLAAPNREQILQRRQLLRRQRRSRFWQGSWRLTGSMTLLALLVLGLRQPHWQIRQPEQIQVKGAHWVDPAWIRAQLPLQYPLNIWQVQPAVLERALLGSPTRPSPIESVQVQRRLLPVGVIVQVRERQPVARARWGDQMGWVDVQGNWLSPDPYRSPKSWPDLELLGWENHTPDQWALLLKALQQSEIQIRAVDWQSGAGITLHTELGNVYLGPISDRLPLQIQTLNQMRDLRRYCECTPDDIVQIDLTSPSVPTLQLTPTATQERWKDVRMP, encoded by the coding sequence ATGGCACTCCTGGCTGCTCCCAACCGTGAACAAATCCTGCAGCGTAGGCAGCTTTTGCGTCGGCAACGGCGCAGCCGATTCTGGCAGGGATCCTGGCGCCTGACCGGTTCGATGACCCTCTTGGCGCTGCTGGTGCTGGGCCTACGGCAGCCCCACTGGCAAATTCGTCAGCCAGAACAGATTCAGGTAAAGGGTGCCCACTGGGTCGATCCCGCCTGGATACGGGCACAATTGCCCCTGCAGTATCCCCTCAACATTTGGCAGGTGCAACCGGCTGTTTTGGAAAGGGCTTTGCTGGGATCCCCGACCCGCCCCTCTCCCATCGAAAGCGTCCAGGTGCAGCGACGGCTGCTGCCGGTGGGGGTAATCGTCCAGGTGCGAGAACGGCAACCTGTTGCGCGGGCGCGATGGGGCGACCAGATGGGCTGGGTGGATGTCCAGGGCAACTGGCTGTCTCCGGATCCCTACCGTTCCCCCAAGTCTTGGCCTGATCTGGAGCTGCTGGGCTGGGAGAACCACACCCCAGACCAATGGGCGCTGTTGCTCAAGGCTTTGCAGCAATCCGAAATCCAGATTAGGGCAGTGGATTGGCAATCTGGAGCGGGAATTACCCTGCATACTGAGCTGGGCAACGTCTACCTGGGGCCGATTTCCGACCGCTTGCCCTTGCAAATTCAGACCCTCAACCAAATGCGGGATCTGCGCCGCTACTGCGAGTGTACGCCCGACGACATCGTCCAGATTGACCTCACCAGCCCCAGTGTGCCCACCTTGCAACTTACCCCCACGGCCACCCAGGAGCGCTGGAAAGACGTGCGGATGCCCTAG
- a CDS encoding NADH-quinone oxidoreductase subunit M: MLSLLIGIPLLGSILIGLIPEQAGKGLHRALALGFGWVLFGLSAGLLLIFDPHLGSLQLAERMAWIPQLGLVYEVGVDGISLPLVVMTGLLVLMAIWASGQVERPRLYYSLVLMLAAAVAGAFLAQNLLLFFLFYEVELIPLYLLIAIWGGPRRTYAATKFLVYTALSGILLLIGFFGLSWLSDAHSFTYTVLQAHPLPRLSQILLLIPILLGLAIKIPLVPFHTWLPDAHVEASTPISVLLAGLLLKLGTYGLVRFGLQLLPDAWDQAGPWLAGWAVVNVLYGSLNALVQQDMKKLVAYSSIAHMGYILLAVAAATPLSLVGSVFQMVSHGLISSLLFLLVGAVYANTGTRDLKLLRGLLNPERGLPLIGSLMVLGVMASGGTPGMVGFIAEFTLFRGSFAVFPLQTLLCMVGTGLTAAYFLLMVNRVFFGRLSQVAIAMQRHATEERLPAVVLATLVVLLGLQPSWATRWVESTTLALAKANLAGVAGLVTAFQFGLSSF; this comes from the coding sequence ATGTTGAGCCTTTTGATTGGGATCCCGTTGTTGGGGAGCATCTTGATTGGGTTGATTCCCGAGCAGGCGGGGAAGGGCTTGCACCGGGCTTTGGCCTTGGGGTTTGGGTGGGTTTTGTTTGGCCTGAGCGCGGGGCTGTTGCTGATCTTTGACCCCCACCTTGGATCCCTGCAATTGGCGGAAAGGATGGCCTGGATCCCCCAGTTGGGCTTGGTTTATGAGGTGGGAGTGGATGGGATCTCTCTGCCTTTGGTGGTGATGACCGGGCTGCTGGTGCTGATGGCCATTTGGGCCAGTGGCCAGGTGGAGCGGCCCCGCCTCTACTACAGCTTGGTGCTTATGCTGGCGGCAGCGGTGGCCGGAGCTTTTTTGGCTCAGAATTTGCTGCTGTTTTTCCTGTTCTATGAAGTGGAGCTGATCCCCCTGTATTTGCTCATCGCCATCTGGGGAGGGCCGCGCCGCACCTATGCCGCCACCAAGTTTTTGGTTTACACCGCTCTGTCGGGGATCCTCCTCTTGATTGGCTTTTTCGGCCTCAGTTGGCTGAGCGATGCCCACAGCTTTACCTACACCGTCCTGCAGGCCCACCCTTTACCTCGGCTGTCGCAGATCCTTTTGCTCATTCCCATTCTGCTGGGCCTGGCCATCAAGATCCCCTTGGTGCCCTTCCACACCTGGTTGCCGGATGCCCATGTGGAGGCTTCCACCCCCATTTCCGTGTTGCTGGCGGGTTTGCTTTTGAAGTTGGGCACCTACGGCCTGGTGCGCTTTGGCCTGCAGCTCTTGCCGGATGCCTGGGATCAAGCCGGGCCTTGGCTGGCCGGTTGGGCGGTGGTTAACGTGCTCTATGGATCCCTGAACGCCTTGGTGCAGCAGGATATGAAAAAGCTGGTGGCCTACAGCTCCATTGCCCACATGGGCTACATCCTCTTGGCTGTAGCAGCAGCCACTCCCCTCTCCCTGGTGGGATCCGTCTTCCAGATGGTCAGCCATGGCCTCATCTCCTCGCTGCTGTTTCTTCTGGTGGGAGCCGTCTATGCCAACACCGGCACACGGGATCTCAAGCTGCTGCGGGGATTGCTCAACCCGGAGCGGGGCTTACCGCTTATTGGCAGCTTGATGGTGCTAGGGGTGATGGCCAGTGGCGGCACACCGGGCATGGTGGGCTTTATAGCTGAGTTCACCCTCTTTCGGGGCAGCTTTGCCGTCTTTCCCCTGCAAACGCTCCTGTGCATGGTGGGGACGGGATTGACGGCGGCCTATTTTCTGCTGATGGTGAACCGTGTCTTTTTTGGGCGCCTCTCGCAAGTGGCCATAGCCATGCAACGCCACGCCACTGAAGAGCGCCTGCCTGCTGTTGTTTTGGCAACGCTGGTGGTGTTACTGGGCCTGCAGCCTAGCTGGGCAACCCGCTGGGTGGAGTCCACCACCTTGGCCTTGGCCAAGGCTAACCTAGCTGGTGTTGCAGGACTGGTCACTGCCTTTCAGTTTGGGTTGTCTTCCTTTTGA